The DNA window CGATTGCGTGGCCAAATAAGCGCTTTCAGCAATAGCTATAAACGATCGCAATTCTCATCGTCCCAGCCCGCCGGAAGGCAGAAATGCCCTAGGTTGCCAAATTTTGCCATTGGACCTATAGCTTTTCGTATGAGCACGATGAACATTTCTCTCCCGGATCATCTCAAGAGCTTTGTTGATGAGCAGGTGACGGGAGGCGGATATGGGACCAGCAGCGAGTATATCCGCGAATTGATCAGGCGGGATCAAGGCCGTCTTATTTTGCGCGGGCTTTTGCTTGACGGAGCATCGTCTGCACAATCTGGCGACATATCGCCCTCAGCGCTGATCAGGCATTCCCTGTGAGCTTCTCCGCACCGGTCGGGGCAATGGACGCGAAGGTCTTGGAATGTGGCAACGGTGCCCATGATACCCCTGCTATCTCTCAAGCCAGTTTTCGAGATTGAGGCCGCGAATGCGTTGAAACTCGCGCATATTGTCCGTCACAAGGGTTAGGTCTAGCGCACAGGCATGCGCGGCGATCAGCAGATCGTTGAGGCCGATGGTCTGCCCTGCAGCTTCCAACTCCGCACAAATGTCGCCGTACTTGATATCGGAGGGGATATCCAGCGGCAGTATCGGAAGCGTTCCGAGTATGCTTTCGACCTTGGCCAGTAGCTTGGCTGATCCTTTTTTTGCGCAGCCGTATCGCAACTCCGATGCGACAATGATGCTGGTGCAAATCTCTTTGGGATCTATATCTTCGATGCGGCGTGCCACCGGTCCGAAGGGATTGCGTATGATGTCACTGATGATGTTCGTATCAAGCAAGTACCCGTTCAAAAAATGTTCTCCGGCTTGGCAGGCGTATCCTCAATATCCGGGAACTGATCTTCAGGCTCGAGTGGAGCTTCCTTTTTCCACGCGGCAATGAGCTCCACGATATTGGACGGCCTGGTGACAGGCTCGATGATGAGCTTATCGCCTTCGCGGTGGATTAGCACGCGATCCCCTGGTAACTCGAATTCCGCAGGGATGCGCACCGCCTGGCTACGGTTGTTGCGGAACAGCTTCACTTCTTTCGGTCTTGATGAGGGTAATGAAACAGGCATACGAAAGCCTCGTTTGTATATGCCACAATGTATATGCCATACGCCGCTGGTTCAAGCCCGACTGCTCATCGTTTATCACGGCGTAAGGACTCACGCGACGAAGGTGGTCAATCTGTGCGACTTTTTGAGAGCGTTTACGGAACTTATTCCGGATTGGAGGGTGACAGTGGCCCTGCGTCATGACCAAGGAGAGCGCCTGCTCGCTCACCGAGCAGCGTGAGGAAAGCTTTCGTTCTTGCGGTGGGGCGCGGCCCCGGCGGATAGATGGCATGGACATCCACTCGCCTGAACTCATAGGAGGGTAGCACCGGAACGAGTCTTCCTTCGGCGATTTCCTGGCCACAGACGGCAGCGAACAATGAGCCTATTCCCCTTTCCGCCAACACCGCCTCCATGAGCGGCCTCCAGTGATTGACCCGCCATGCGGTACGGATGGGCACTTCCACCGGCCCGCCGTCGGGACCGCTCAGATGCAGCCGCTCGTCCGCTGCGAAACCGGCGAAACGGATGAAGGGGTGTGCCGCAAGATCTGCCGGTTCACACGGCAGCCCTTGCCGCTTGACATAGCCGGGAGCGGCCAGCAGGAGCCGCCGCATCGTCCCCAACCGGCGGGCGATGAAATTGCCGCTACCGATCTCGCCGATGCGGATGGAGAGATCCACACCTTCAGTCGTCGGATCGACGAAGCGGTCGTTCAGGGTCACATCGATGGCCAGAGCCGGATGCAGCCTCTGAAATTCGATGAGCAGCCTCGGCAATGTCATCTCTCCAAGCCCGTGCGGTGCCGCGATCCGAAACGTTCCGGTCAGCGACGTTTCAGCCGAAGCGACGGAAGCCTCGGCCTCCTCGGCTGCTTCGATGGCGCGCTTGGCATAGTCGTAGAACCGCGCCCCGGCGTCGGTCGCCTGTACCGAGCGGGTCGTGCGGTAGAGAAGCCGCGCGCTCAAATGTTTTTCCAGCTTTTCGACGCGTTCACTGACGGTGGGCTGACCGAGGCCGAGATCGCGCGCCGCGGCCGAGAGGCTGCCGCGTTCGACAACGCGGGTGAAGATGCGCATGGCAGAAAGCATATCCATGCCTGCATTCTATCGTCTTTTACGATAAATGACATCGCCGTTCGCTTCCTTCCAAAGCATATGCCGATCAACGATCTTCGGGCTGGTCAACAATCCAATCGGAGAACCAGTCTTGCAGACCAACATCATTCAAGCAGGCAACACACAGCCTCAGCCGTTCCAGGGCCAGAACATCGTCATCATCGGCGGCTCCTCGGGGATCGGGCTCGCGACCGCCAGGCAGGCCAAGGATGCCGGCGCAAATCTCTTTCTGGTATCCCGCAATCCGCAACGTCTTCGGGAAGCTGCCGAAGCAATCGGCGGCGCGGTCCAGATCGTCGCAGACATTGCCGCCCCACAGCCGGCAATATTTGCGGGGATCGAAAGGATCGATCATCTGCTGATCACGGCCGGAACGGTACACCTGCAGTCGCTCAAGGATCAGTCGGAGGCGGATCTCTCAAAGGTTGTCAGCGAGCGCCTGATCGGGCCCTTGCTCGCCATCAAGGCTGCGCTTCCCCTTCTGCATGCAGCAAGCTCGATCACCATGACTTCCGGACAATTCGCCTCCCGCCCCGCTGCCATCGGTGCGGTCGTGGCGGCGGCCGTCGCCGCGGTCGAGAGCACGGTTCGCGCCCTCGCCATTGAATTGTCGCCGATGCGCATCAACGCGGTTTCGCCGGGATGGGTGGATACCCCGCTGCTCGATGGCCTGATGGGCGAGGCCAAGCGGCAAGTACTCGAACAAACCGCCTCGACCCTGCCCAGCCGCAACATCGGCCAGCCGGAAGATATCGCTCAGGCCATTCTCTTCCTGATGGCCAACCGCTTTGTTACGGGAGAGGTATTGCATGCGGATGGCGGTGGCCGCTTGATATAATGGAGCCAAGGCTGCTTGGCCTTTGGTGCGGCTGTCCTCCTGTGGCATTCCATACTTGTCATGCAGACCGCAAAGCCGCTCAGCATTCTCAATTTTTGTCTGAAGGATCTCCTGCTTCACAATCTCCCGCGCGAGGCTTCTTTCCTCGCGGTGAATATACCTATGCGCCACATTCACGATCCTAATCCGAGTGTCCTACCAAGGGCTCGTTTGAGGTCGTATTGAAGTGAGAGCTCGGTGTTTCGAGTTCTATCGACAATCCGCGCGACAGCTTTGATCTGATCAATAACGCCTGGGGTTTCTGAGCCAGCCCACAGATCTTCCTTCCAATTGCGGCTGTGCATGGACCCAACGCGCACTTCATCAATAGAGGGGCGTGGTGAGGATTCCGCAGTCTTTGAAAGTGCCGCCGGTCCCGATGCATGGAGACCGACGACGGCGTCTGATATCAGCGAATCCAGTTGTTCCACTGTTCCAGCAGTTCGGCGGCGTGATCGTTAATCCATTTGGCATCCGGAACGACGATGCTATCGCGTATGTCCTCGGCGCTCGGCATTTGATCGCGAACTGCCTGGGGCATTAAGGTGATTGCTGCGCTGCTCGGCGGCGTGCAAAGCAAGGCTTCGCAGACCTTGGCCTGACTATCAGGGGAGTCCAACCAGAAGGCGATTAGCTTTAGCGCATTTTCCCGATTGGGAGCGCCTTTGATAACGGTGAGGCGATCGCCCACCAGAAACGCTGCTTTGTTCGACCAGGCAATCGAACGCCCTTCGGACTTGAGCGCGCTTGCTCTCGTCAGCCAGATTTGCCCAACGCTGTAGTCCTTCGCGCGAAAGCCCTGAACGCTCTGGTCACCGGTTTTCCACCAGAGAGAGATCGATGGCCGTAGTTTATCGAGCTTCTTGAATGCGCGGTCGACGTCAAGCGGGAACAGATTCTCGCGCTTGACCCCGTCCGCCAGAAGCGCGGCGGCCATGACCCGCCATGGATCATCGAAATTGGGGAATGAACGTCCACCGGGGAATTTGGTCGTATCCCACATGTCAGCCCAGGTCATCGGTTGGCTGCCCTTGAACGCCTGCGGATCGTAGGTCATCAGAGTGGCCGTCGAAAAAAGCCTGACACCGGCTGGGATACAGGCGTCAGGAACCAGATCCTGGCGATCCTTGTACTGCGCGCAAAAATTGTCGAGCGGTTCGGAAATGGCGAGATGATCCTGCGAACTGACCTGGATTTCACCGTCTGGATAGAGGTCCCAGGTCACGTTGCCCGTCTTGACCATCGCTGTCGCCTTGGCACGCATCTCTGCGTTGGTCGCCGCGACGGAGACGACCTGGATACCGGTCTTGGCCGTGAACGGATCGAACCACCATTTCCGCAGTGCCGCATCATAGGCGCCACCTGTCGTAGCAATCACGACCTGATCACTGGCAAGTGCTGGGCGAGGCATTCCGCCTCCAATGAAAGCGGCTGCGCCGAGCATAGCAATGCCGCTCAGCCGGATGGCTGTCTTTATTATCATCAATGTTTCCCTCTTTATGAAATATCCCGCTTGAGGCGGATGTTCAGCCGCTATTGCTGCTCCTGGCGGCCGTTCAGGAGATGGATTGCGCCCATCAAAAGCAGCGAAACGGCGACAACAATGGCCGAAACGGCGGCAATGACAGGCGTCAGGTTGAAGTCTATGTCTTCGAACATTTTCCGGCTGATCGTCTTTCCGCCGGTGTCGGAGATGAAGAACGATACGGTCGCTTCGTCGAAGGACGTCAGGAAGGCAAAGACGGCGGCGGTCGCGACGGCCGGGGCGAGGTTGGGCAACGTCACTCCAAAAAACGCCCTTAGCCGGCTCGCTCCGCAACTCAGGGCCGCCAATTCCAGAAGAGGGTCGATTCTTTCGAGCGCCGCGGAGACGATGACCACGACGAACGGGACGGCCAATACCGAATGCGCAAGGACGAAGCCAGGCAGGTTGCCGGTCAGTTGTAGCGGAGAGAAGACGAGGTAGAGCGCTACGCCGAAGACGATCGGCGGCACAATCATCGGTCCGAGGCAGAGCACTTGCAACAACGCTTTGCCCGGCAGCTTGCCGCGGACGAGAGCGATCGCTGCCATCGTGCCGACGATCGTTGCCACGACGGTAGTTGCGGCGGCGATCTCAAGGCTGAAGATGGTCGCAATCCGCCAGTCGGGGTCGGATAGATAGGCTTCGAACCAGCGCAGCGTCAGCCCCTGCGGCGGGAAGGCGATATAGGAGGCGTCGTTGAGGGCCAGTGGCACGACCAGCAGCGTCGGCAGCACGAGAAAGAACAGCACTGTCGCGATCACGAGGTCGGCCGAGCGCCTCACCATCTGCCGCCAGACGGCGCTGCGACGACCGGCGCCAGACGAATGCGATGTCAATCGTTGCGCCAGGGGTTGGGATTCAATGGACACTGTTCAAACCTTTGCTGAAAGAGAGCGCGCGTCGGAAGACCATGACCAGCAGCAATGTCGCAACCAGCAGGATCGCCGACAAGGCGGCGGCGAACGGCCAATCCAGCAGGACGATTGTCTGTTGGCCGATCAGGGTCGCCATCATCAGCGCGCCCGGTCCTCCGACCAGCGCAGGCGTGATGTAAAAACCGATCGCAAGAATGAAGCAGATCACGCAGCCGGCGAAGACGCCCGGCAGGCTGAGCGGAAAGGTCACCCGCCGAAAGGCAACCATCCGGCCGGCACCGAGATTGCGCGCCGCCTGCTCATAGGCGCTGGGGATCGAGCGCAGTGCCGAATGGATCGGCAAGATCATGAAGGGCATCAGCACATGTGTCATGGCGACGATGACGGCGCCCTCGGTGTAGAGCATCTTCAGCGGCGCAGAAATAAGACCCATGTCAAGGAGCAGGTTATTGATGATGCCATTGCGCCCCAGCAAGACGATCCACGCATAGGAACGGACAAGCACGGAGGTCCATAGCGGGATGAACAGGCATGCCATGCCGAGCTTTGCAAGCCGGCCTCGCATGTGCGCGATGGCATATGCGGTGGGATATCCGATTGCAAAACATGCGAAGGTTACGACCGTCGCGATCCGGAATGTTCTGAGAAGAACCTGCATATAGAGCGGATTCTCGAAGGCGCGACGATAGGGTTCGAAAGGGGCTGCTTCGGAAAGGCTGATGCCGACGAGTCGCAAAACCGGATAGACGAAACCTGCCGCCAGCAGGATGAGCAGCGGCAGGATTAGCAGGATCGCCAGCAATGGAGAATAATGGCGGCTCGATCCGGTCAGGAGCCCGCGAAAAGTTGACGCTGCAGATTGTCTTGCGAGGGATGAGGTCATGGCTAGGCCTCCAAATTCGCAAACAGACGCAAGGCGTTCGATTCAGCAATGACATCGACCAGATCGCCCCGGCGGAAACTTGCGGCTACATGCCCAACAGGCATCTGAATCTGGAGCAGGCTGTCGTCACCGCTCTGGGTTCGAACAAAAAAGAGAAAAAACGAACCCGCAAACACGGCTGCGTCTACGGTACCGGTCAAAATGGCGCCGCGGTCACGGCCGTGCGGCGCAAGTGACAGTCGTTCCGGGCGCACGGCAACGCTGACTGTCTGCCCGAGCGGGAAGGGGTTAACCTCGTCCTCGGCAGGCGCCGTAGCAACGACATTGCCGCCTCGCAGCCGCACCATGTGATTTCCATTCTCTCGTCCCAGGTAGCCGGCTTCGAGAAAATTCATGCGGCCAATGAAGTCTCCCACGAAGGCGGAGACGGGTGAGCGATAAAGTTCGAGCGGTGATCCGACCTGGGCTAGGCGTCCGTTCGCCACCACCGCCACACGATCGGACATGGTCAGCGCCTCCTCCTGGTCATGCGTGACGTAGACGACTGTTGCTCCGAGCCGCTGCTGAAGGCCTTTGATTTCCAATTGCAGCGTCTCGCGCAGCTTCTTGTCGAGGGCGCCGAGCGGTTCGTCCATCAACAGGACCGGTGGTTCAAAGATGATGGCCCGGGCGACGGCGACGCGTTGTTGCTGGCCGCCGGATAGCTGGTGCGGATATCGGTCACCGTATCCGTCGAGATGCACCTGTGCCAACGCCGCTTCCACCTTGCGGCGAACGAGAGTTTCGTTAATGCGGCGCATGCGCAACGGAAAAGCAATGTTTGCCGCCGCCGTCAGATGGGGAAAGAGCGCATAGCGCTGGAACACCATGCCGATATTGCGCTTGTTCGGAGCCATGTAAGTGACATCGCGACGGCCGATCATGATCTGGCCGCTGCTGGGGCTTTCGAAGCCGGCGATCATTGTCAGAAGCGTGGTCTTGCCTGAGCCCGACGGTCCGAGGATCGACAAGAATTCCCCCGCCCGGATTGTGAGTGAGACACCGTTCACGGCAATCGCCTTGTCGTATCGCTTTTCTAGTTCTTGCAGCGTAAGCGCTTCGCCAATCAAAGTTCCTCTCCTTTTTGTTTTCGTTTTCAGGCACGCGTGGACATGCGGCTTTACCGGCTGGCCTGTGCCGGCGATGATCTGTTCGCAGCCCATTTTCGCGAACCGAACTTTCCGAAGACGCGAATTTACAAAGATGGTATGACGTTTGATGTCA is part of the Rhizobium jaguaris genome and encodes:
- a CDS encoding ABC transporter permease, with amino-acid sequence MTSSLARQSAASTFRGLLTGSSRHYSPLLAILLILPLLILLAAGFVYPVLRLVGISLSEAAPFEPYRRAFENPLYMQVLLRTFRIATVVTFACFAIGYPTAYAIAHMRGRLAKLGMACLFIPLWTSVLVRSYAWIVLLGRNGIINNLLLDMGLISAPLKMLYTEGAVIVAMTHVLMPFMILPIHSALRSIPSAYEQAARNLGAGRMVAFRRVTFPLSLPGVFAGCVICFILAIGFYITPALVGGPGALMMATLIGQQTIVLLDWPFAAALSAILLVATLLLVMVFRRALSFSKGLNSVH
- a CDS encoding antitoxin yields the protein MPVSLPSSRPKEVKLFRNNRSQAVRIPAEFELPGDRVLIHREGDKLIIEPVTRPSNIVELIAAWKKEAPLEPEDQFPDIEDTPAKPENIF
- a CDS encoding ABC transporter ATP-binding protein, producing the protein MIGEALTLQELEKRYDKAIAVNGVSLTIRAGEFLSILGPSGSGKTTLLTMIAGFESPSSGQIMIGRRDVTYMAPNKRNIGMVFQRYALFPHLTAAANIAFPLRMRRINETLVRRKVEAALAQVHLDGYGDRYPHQLSGGQQQRVAVARAIIFEPPVLLMDEPLGALDKKLRETLQLEIKGLQQRLGATVVYVTHDQEEALTMSDRVAVVANGRLAQVGSPLELYRSPVSAFVGDFIGRMNFLEAGYLGRENGNHMVRLRGGNVVATAPAEDEVNPFPLGQTVSVAVRPERLSLAPHGRDRGAILTGTVDAAVFAGSFFLFFVRTQSGDDSLLQIQMPVGHVAASFRRGDLVDVIAESNALRLFANLEA
- a CDS encoding extracellular solute-binding protein, whose amino-acid sequence is MLGAAAFIGGGMPRPALASDQVVIATTGGAYDAALRKWWFDPFTAKTGIQVVSVAATNAEMRAKATAMVKTGNVTWDLYPDGEIQVSSQDHLAISEPLDNFCAQYKDRQDLVPDACIPAGVRLFSTATLMTYDPQAFKGSQPMTWADMWDTTKFPGGRSFPNFDDPWRVMAAALLADGVKRENLFPLDVDRAFKKLDKLRPSISLWWKTGDQSVQGFRAKDYSVGQIWLTRASALKSEGRSIAWSNKAAFLVGDRLTVIKGAPNRENALKLIAFWLDSPDSQAKVCEALLCTPPSSAAITLMPQAVRDQMPSAEDIRDSIVVPDAKWINDHAAELLEQWNNWIR
- a CDS encoding type II toxin-antitoxin system ParD family antitoxin translates to MSTMNISLPDHLKSFVDEQVTGGGYGTSSEYIRELIRRDQGRLILRGLLLDGASSAQSGDISPSALIRHSL
- a CDS encoding SDR family oxidoreductase gives rise to the protein MQTNIIQAGNTQPQPFQGQNIVIIGGSSGIGLATARQAKDAGANLFLVSRNPQRLREAAEAIGGAVQIVADIAAPQPAIFAGIERIDHLLITAGTVHLQSLKDQSEADLSKVVSERLIGPLLAIKAALPLLHAASSITMTSGQFASRPAAIGAVVAAAVAAVESTVRALAIELSPMRINAVSPGWVDTPLLDGLMGEAKRQVLEQTASTLPSRNIGQPEDIAQAILFLMANRFVTGEVLHADGGGRLI
- a CDS encoding LysR family transcriptional regulator, with protein sequence MDMLSAMRIFTRVVERGSLSAAARDLGLGQPTVSERVEKLEKHLSARLLYRTTRSVQATDAGARFYDYAKRAIEAAEEAEASVASAETSLTGTFRIAAPHGLGEMTLPRLLIEFQRLHPALAIDVTLNDRFVDPTTEGVDLSIRIGEIGSGNFIARRLGTMRRLLLAAPGYVKRQGLPCEPADLAAHPFIRFAGFAADERLHLSGPDGGPVEVPIRTAWRVNHWRPLMEAVLAERGIGSLFAAVCGQEIAEGRLVPVLPSYEFRRVDVHAIYPPGPRPTARTKAFLTLLGERAGALLGHDAGPLSPSNPE
- a CDS encoding type II toxin-antitoxin system VapC family toxin, whose protein sequence is MNGYLLDTNIISDIIRNPFGPVARRIEDIDPKEICTSIIVASELRYGCAKKGSAKLLAKVESILGTLPILPLDIPSDIKYGDICAELEAAGQTIGLNDLLIAAHACALDLTLVTDNMREFQRIRGLNLENWLER
- a CDS encoding ABC transporter permease, which produces MVRRSADLVIATVLFFLVLPTLLVVPLALNDASYIAFPPQGLTLRWFEAYLSDPDWRIATIFSLEIAAATTVVATIVGTMAAIALVRGKLPGKALLQVLCLGPMIVPPIVFGVALYLVFSPLQLTGNLPGFVLAHSVLAVPFVVVIVSAALERIDPLLELAALSCGASRLRAFFGVTLPNLAPAVATAAVFAFLTSFDEATVSFFISDTGGKTISRKMFEDIDFNLTPVIAAVSAIVVAVSLLLMGAIHLLNGRQEQQ